A genomic region of Magnolia sinica isolate HGM2019 chromosome 6, MsV1, whole genome shotgun sequence contains the following coding sequences:
- the LOC131248376 gene encoding chloride conductance regulatory protein ICln, translating into MGVVGLQHFTERVGDGSGQPLLDADDGEELMHVQPSVAIVLDNHPPESPGTLYISTKRVVWLNDLDREKGYAVDFLSISLHAVSRDPEAYSSPCIYTQIETEASEDEESEGSDSECNENIQLSKITEMRLVPSDPNQLDTLFTIFCECAELNPEPVEGQEEENEWIFSAEQMVDDGEESEWNLSENPANPIGYANGDHDLARTVLELHIDDQRFEDAEEIEREARSGHQ; encoded by the exons ATGGGTGTAGTAGGGTTACAACACTTCACAGAGCGAGTCGGAGATGGTAGCGGCCAACCCCTTCTCGATGCCGACGACGGAGAGGAACTCATGCACGTTCAGCCATCCGTCGCCATTGTTCTCGACAACCACCCTCCAGAGTCTCCAGGCACCCTTTACATCTCTACCAA gCGGGTGGTGTGGTTGAACGATTTGGATCGGGAGAAAGGCTATGCTGTTGATTTCTTGTCCATTTCTCTCCACGCCGTTTCCAGAGATCCAGAGGCCTACTCGTCTCCTTGTATTTATACGCAG ATCGAGACAGAAGCTAGTGAAGATGAGGAATCAGAGGGCTCAGATTCAGAATGTAATGAGAATATACAACTCTCAAAGATCACTGAGATGAGGCTTGTCCCATCAGATCCCAACCAAT TGGATACTCTCTTTACCATCTTCTGTGAATGTGCCGAGCTAAATCCCGAACCTGTTGAAG GGCAAGAGGAAGAAAACGAATGGATTTTCAGTGCTGAACAGATGGTAGATGATG GGGAAGAATCTGAATGGAACTTATCTGAGAATCCTGCCAATCCCATTGGCTATGCAAATGGGGATCATGACCTAGCTCGTACGGTGCTTGAG CTTCACATCGATGATCAACGGTTTGAGGATGCAGAGGAAATCGAACGTGAGGCCCGCAGTGGCCATCAGTGA